The Shewanella sp. KX20019 genome window below encodes:
- a CDS encoding sensor histidine kinase produces the protein MSHQHSIASSAFDETLISISTQLLDSPTGTLPDVMDAVLEECRVLLGVDRISCLPNTKDIAADWRSYTVSGRNIPSIKLDLSLEIKSQYQAMIHSGVILNSATHPQLLALAKELQDQAPINHILIPIQAMGKPWGAFAAANFNTVKDFDEQFIRSSTILGNIMASSIQRLQHYQELLNQKEKVTALNKRLLEDSEEQLKIIARDLHDDIGQRLASLNLELGFINNQIEPKSQPAIMKAAADLSKITRDLQHISRHLHPAIIDKVGLYAAIESEAKKMAAHKSIALSLNLSQAILYTEEQKLHIYRISQEALSNVAKHASATKLAIVLACKENTVSLSFQDNGVGMSLEPQPMSSSLGIQSMRERADMIGAKIQFQTDQQSSGFRVTLQWPMPQKNTL, from the coding sequence GTGAGTCATCAACATTCAATAGCGTCTTCTGCATTCGATGAAACGCTGATTTCAATCTCGACCCAGCTATTAGACTCCCCCACAGGAACGCTGCCTGACGTCATGGATGCGGTATTGGAAGAGTGCCGTGTTTTGCTGGGTGTTGATCGAATATCTTGCTTACCAAATACAAAAGACATTGCTGCCGATTGGCGATCATATACGGTGTCAGGACGTAATATACCCAGTATAAAGCTAGACCTAAGTCTTGAGATAAAATCTCAGTATCAGGCTATGATCCATTCAGGCGTTATTCTCAATAGTGCGACCCATCCGCAGTTACTGGCGCTAGCAAAAGAGCTTCAAGACCAAGCTCCTATCAATCATATTTTGATCCCCATCCAAGCAATGGGTAAACCTTGGGGGGCATTTGCGGCCGCTAACTTTAACACCGTGAAAGATTTTGATGAGCAATTTATTCGTAGCTCAACCATCTTGGGAAATATCATGGCCTCTAGTATTCAGCGGCTACAGCATTATCAAGAGCTATTAAACCAAAAAGAGAAAGTGACTGCATTGAACAAGCGCTTACTCGAAGATAGTGAGGAGCAGCTCAAAATTATAGCCAGAGATCTACATGATGATATTGGCCAGCGTTTAGCCTCGTTGAATCTAGAGCTAGGTTTTATCAATAATCAGATTGAGCCCAAATCACAACCCGCGATAATGAAGGCTGCTGCTGATCTATCAAAAATCACCCGCGATTTACAACACATCTCGCGGCACTTACACCCAGCAATTATCGATAAAGTCGGTTTGTATGCGGCGATTGAGTCAGAAGCAAAGAAAATGGCGGCTCATAAGAGTATTGCTCTATCGCTCAACCTAAGCCAAGCAATCTTATATACTGAAGAGCAGAAACTACATATTTATCGGATCTCCCAAGAAGCGCTATCAAACGTTGCCAAACATGCTAGTGCCACTAAATTGGCAATCGTTTTAGCCTGTAAGGAAAATACTGTCAGCCTATCTTTCCAAGATAACGGTGTGGGTATGTCATTAGAACCGCAACCTATGTCTTCATCCCTGGGAATACAATCTATGCGTGAACGAGCGGACATGATTGGCGCCAAAATCCAGTTTCAGACCGATCAGCAATCGTCTGGTTTCAGGGTCACACTGCAGTGGCCAATGCCACAAAAAAACACTCTCTAA
- a CDS encoding response regulator transcription factor, protein MMPTMVIADDHQMVSEGIARLVEKLYQVSSISTNADELIQATKAEQPDIIITDISMPGMQLNHTLGLLKRSCPHTKIICLTMHDEAEILQAAFEYGADGYVVKHQAGFELLQAIETVLAGKQYISAELQGKVTQKTVLTARQLDILKLLAAGMSAKKIATTLNISAKTVEYHKYKMIELLALENASSLVAYAHSRNLI, encoded by the coding sequence ATGATGCCAACAATGGTAATCGCTGATGACCACCAGATGGTCAGTGAAGGTATAGCACGGCTCGTTGAAAAGCTTTATCAAGTCAGTTCTATTTCAACCAATGCTGATGAACTTATCCAAGCCACAAAAGCTGAGCAGCCAGATATTATCATCACGGATATATCAATGCCTGGCATGCAGCTCAACCACACCTTAGGCTTACTTAAACGTTCTTGCCCGCATACAAAGATTATTTGTCTAACCATGCACGATGAAGCAGAAATTTTACAAGCCGCTTTTGAATATGGCGCCGATGGGTACGTTGTTAAGCATCAAGCCGGATTCGAGCTACTACAAGCTATTGAGACTGTGCTGGCCGGTAAGCAATATATCTCTGCAGAATTACAAGGAAAGGTAACACAAAAAACAGTACTTACCGCTAGGCAGTTAGATATTCTCAAGCTTTTGGCCGCTGGAATGTCAGCAAAAAAAATTGCTACTACCCTCAATATATCAGCGAAAACGGTGGAATATCATAAGTACAAAATGATTGAGTTACTGGCGTTAGAAAATGCATCATCGTTGGTTGCGTACGCCCACAGCCGTAACCTTATTTAA
- a CDS encoding AAA family ATPase: protein MHPSICLFEELQLRVNQQVLGQETVVEQLVIALIANGHVLIQGLPGLAKTRAVNALAAEVSAQLNRIQFTPDMLPADITGSEIYNNQTQSLSFKPGPVFCHFLLADEINRAPAKVQSALLESMAESQVSVAGVSHSLPELFMVLATQNPVEQEGTYPLPEAQMDRFLMQVLVDYPDKNAEKKMLQLLRAATNSRLAAATPKLTVDAVLAARAEVEQVYVNDNIDQYIVDIVDATRFPQKFSTELAELIDLGASPRATIALDKCARARAWLAGRDFVTPEDVKVVCHAVLRHRIVLSFTCINLKLTSDDVIDKLLENVTFV from the coding sequence TTGCATCCATCAATTTGTCTATTTGAAGAACTACAACTGCGCGTTAATCAACAGGTGCTTGGCCAAGAAACCGTTGTTGAGCAGTTAGTCATTGCGCTTATTGCCAATGGGCACGTCCTGATACAAGGGCTACCTGGCTTAGCTAAAACTCGGGCTGTGAATGCCCTAGCCGCTGAGGTTTCAGCGCAGCTTAATCGAATTCAATTTACTCCTGATATGCTGCCGGCCGATATTACTGGTAGCGAGATCTACAACAATCAAACTCAGAGTCTGAGTTTTAAACCTGGGCCCGTCTTTTGCCACTTCTTACTCGCCGATGAAATAAACCGAGCGCCGGCAAAAGTACAATCAGCATTGTTGGAGTCGATGGCTGAAAGCCAAGTCTCTGTCGCGGGTGTTTCACATTCGCTGCCTGAACTCTTCATGGTATTAGCGACGCAAAACCCCGTAGAGCAAGAGGGGACCTATCCCTTGCCGGAAGCACAAATGGATCGCTTTTTAATGCAGGTTTTAGTGGACTATCCAGATAAAAATGCCGAAAAGAAGATGCTCCAATTACTTCGAGCCGCAACAAACAGTCGCTTGGCAGCCGCTACCCCTAAACTGACGGTCGACGCTGTCCTTGCAGCGAGAGCCGAGGTGGAGCAAGTCTATGTTAATGACAATATCGATCAGTACATCGTCGATATTGTTGATGCGACCCGCTTCCCGCAGAAGTTTTCCACCGAATTAGCTGAATTAATTGATCTAGGGGCGAGCCCTCGCGCCACGATAGCGCTCGATAAATGCGCACGGGCGCGCGCCTGGTTAGCAGGCCGTGATTTTGTTACCCCTGAGGATGTAAAAGTCGTTTGTCATGCGGTTCTGCGTCATCGAATTGTTCTTAGCTTTACTTGTATCAACCTCAAGCTAACCAGTGATGATGTCATCGATAAGCTACTCGAGAACGTCACGTTTGTCTGA
- a CDS encoding arylsulfatase produces MKIFTKTLLSKAVLGIAAVTTAVSAPAIAKNDSEKPNILVIMADDIGWSNTSAYNMGMMGYKTPNIDRVAKSGMMFTDHYGQPSSTAGRAAFLTGQLPIRTGLLTVGMPGSPIGIHQDDPTIAEVLKEQGYMTVQLGKNHLGDQEHMLPHRRGFDYFYGNLYHLNAEEEPENEDYPKDPAFLERFGPRGIVEGSADGETGSGGPLTKKRMETIDRELTDMAVDYIEDYAKKDEPFFMWYNPSRMHVWTHLSEKWQGKTGYGLYADGMAELDSYVGEILDTLDKTGQRENTIVIFTTDNGAEKMSWPDGGNTPFKGEKGLTSEGGVRVPFMVSWPGKIPAGSVNNGIQSHEDIFTTLATFAGEKNVQQNFKKKHDVYIDGYDHTQAWLSNEDTARNEIFYFAETGNLEAVRVGKTKATFIQPTEESWFAPRLATQWPQLVDLRSDPYEDAPEHSMMYLRWFGERMYNFVPVQVEVAKLLQTFNEFPLRQEPASFNLERVIKQLPYRGGDAK; encoded by the coding sequence ATGAAAATTTTCACCAAAACGTTGTTATCAAAAGCAGTACTGGGCATTGCGGCTGTTACAACTGCAGTATCTGCACCAGCAATCGCTAAAAATGATTCAGAAAAACCAAACATTCTCGTTATCATGGCAGATGATATCGGTTGGTCAAATACTTCTGCATATAACATGGGCATGATGGGTTACAAAACTCCAAATATTGACCGTGTAGCAAAGTCTGGAATGATGTTTACTGACCACTACGGTCAACCAAGTTCAACAGCGGGTCGCGCAGCCTTCCTTACTGGCCAGCTACCGATCCGTACAGGTCTGCTAACGGTAGGAATGCCAGGTTCACCAATTGGTATTCACCAAGATGATCCAACCATCGCCGAAGTATTAAAAGAGCAGGGTTATATGACTGTTCAACTTGGTAAAAACCATTTGGGTGACCAAGAGCACATGTTGCCTCATCGCCGTGGTTTCGATTACTTCTACGGAAATCTATATCATTTAAATGCTGAAGAAGAGCCTGAGAATGAAGATTACCCTAAAGATCCAGCATTCCTAGAGCGTTTCGGTCCTCGCGGTATCGTTGAAGGTTCAGCTGACGGTGAAACGGGCTCGGGTGGTCCGTTAACTAAGAAACGTATGGAAACTATCGATCGCGAATTGACCGATATGGCCGTTGACTATATTGAAGATTACGCGAAGAAAGATGAGCCTTTCTTTATGTGGTACAACCCTTCACGTATGCATGTTTGGACACATTTAAGTGAAAAATGGCAGGGTAAAACAGGCTATGGTTTGTACGCAGATGGCATGGCTGAGCTTGATAGTTATGTCGGTGAAATCCTCGATACTCTAGACAAGACTGGCCAACGTGAAAACACCATTGTTATTTTCACTACCGATAATGGCGCTGAAAAAATGTCTTGGCCTGACGGTGGTAATACCCCCTTTAAAGGCGAGAAAGGTCTAACGTCTGAAGGCGGTGTACGTGTTCCGTTCATGGTTAGCTGGCCTGGAAAAATCCCAGCTGGCAGTGTTAACAACGGTATTCAATCTCATGAAGATATATTTACCACTCTAGCCACTTTTGCTGGTGAGAAAAATGTACAGCAGAACTTCAAGAAGAAGCATGATGTTTACATTGATGGATATGACCACACTCAAGCTTGGTTAAGCAATGAAGATACCGCCCGTAATGAGATTTTCTATTTTGCTGAAACTGGCAATTTAGAAGCTGTACGAGTTGGTAAAACGAAAGCAACCTTTATTCAGCCAACTGAAGAAAGCTGGTTTGCACCTCGCTTAGCAACGCAGTGGCCTCAACTTGTCGACCTACGTTCAGATCCGTACGAAGATGCTCCTGAGCATTCGATGATGTACCTTCGTTGGTTCGGTGAGCGTATGTATAACTTCGTTCCAGTCCAAGTTGAAGTCGCTAAATTGCTACAAACTTTCAACGAGTTCCCTCTAAGACAAGAGCCTGCATCATTTAACTTAGAACGAGTGATCAAGCAACTGCCTTATCGTGGCGGTGACGCGAAGTAA